In Fervidobacterium nodosum Rt17-B1, one genomic interval encodes:
- a CDS encoding glycosyltransferase family 4 protein, which translates to MISMLYTFLASFIFTLIIIPFLIKIAFKLNIVDKPDYKLKTHEKATPYLGGVAFVLSFLIFTPYSLFRKLYITVLSLMGLYDDIKSTNPWIRLIVEFLIGFLVSTRFLTSPVEIFVATFFYAFLINSVNMMDGMDGICAITSAIAAFGLIWTVMFPYDKFYLISLMGALLAYLIYNFPPAKIFMGDMGSYTIGAILGVSVISSFSKSLSHTVAALIILTPFFLDTFTSMIRRILTGKSPFYGDRDHIYDKLYRRLNSKRKTFTAMALISSAFCFLGMIYIKFEIISALFTIVLIIFLTLKLKLLKYDELK; encoded by the coding sequence ATGATTTCAATGCTTTATACTTTTTTAGCTTCTTTTATATTCACACTTATCATTATTCCTTTTTTAATAAAAATAGCCTTTAAATTGAATATCGTTGATAAACCTGATTATAAATTGAAAACCCACGAAAAAGCTACCCCATACTTAGGTGGGGTAGCTTTTGTTCTTTCTTTCCTGATATTTACGCCATACAGCTTGTTTAGGAAATTGTACATTACGGTATTAAGTTTAATGGGATTGTACGATGATATCAAATCAACAAATCCTTGGATAAGGTTAATTGTAGAATTTCTTATAGGATTTTTAGTCTCGACAAGATTTTTGACAAGCCCTGTTGAAATATTTGTAGCCACGTTTTTTTACGCATTTTTAATTAACTCGGTAAATATGATGGATGGCATGGATGGAATTTGTGCAATAACTTCTGCTATTGCGGCTTTTGGACTTATTTGGACCGTTATGTTCCCATACGATAAATTTTATTTAATATCATTGATGGGAGCATTATTAGCTTATCTAATATACAACTTCCCACCTGCGAAAATTTTTATGGGTGACATGGGGAGTTACACGATAGGTGCAATTTTAGGAGTTTCGGTGATATCCTCCTTTTCAAAAAGTTTATCCCACACTGTAGCTGCTTTGATAATTTTGACTCCATTTTTCTTAGACACATTTACGAGTATGATTAGAAGAATATTGACAGGCAAATCACCATTTTACGGTGACCGCGACCATATTTACGATAAATTATACCGCAGATTAAATAGCAAAAGGAAAACTTTCACGGCTATGGCTTTAATAAGCTCTGCATTTTGTTTCTTAGGAATGATTTACATAAAATTTGAAATAATCTCGGCGCTATTTACGATTGTTTTAATTATCTTTTTAACGTTAAAACTGAAACTTTTGAAGTACGATGAATTAAAATAA
- a CDS encoding SHOCT domain-containing protein: MWRGFCHGFYGIGPSFWGGTWLLWLKPIISFALFLLAVYIVYKIFFSKLSVFQPKDKHLDILNERLAKGEITEEEYRKLKSLIEGK; this comes from the coding sequence ATGTGGAGAGGTTTTTGTCACGGATTTTACGGAATAGGACCAAGTTTTTGGGGTGGTACGTGGCTCTTATGGCTGAAACCGATAATTTCGTTCGCACTATTTTTGCTTGCAGTTTATATAGTCTACAAAATATTCTTTTCTAAATTGTCGGTTTTCCAACCAAAAGACAAGCATCTTGATATTTTAAACGAAAGATTAGCAAAAGGTGAGATAACAGAAGAAGAATATAGAAAGCTGAAAAGTTTAATTGAAGGAAAGTGA
- a CDS encoding ISL3 family transposase: protein MLKSNYITELLKSKDIILHQMNENESEIELHISQVQKPHKCPKCGNITSKVHDYHTQKVKDVPIMGKKTYLIIRKRRYVCKACGKKFFEHISFLGKSQRMTNRLAAYIISQLGSLTSMKEIAKHTNVSVTTVMRLFDKVNPGQTVDEFSSEAICVDEFKGNAGGAKYQCIFVDPVKGQIIEILKDRKQNILIEYFKRLKGRDKVKYFICDMWRPFVEVAKTYFKNAKIVIDKFHFTRYVYWALENVRKRVQKKLGSNLRRYFKRSRKLLLKNYEELEPEQREELEVMFWYSQDLRKAHQLKEEFKRVLKSSNSEEARLVLKKWIERAEQSGLSEFMRCVKVFRSWFSEIVNAFDVPYTNSMTEGFNNKIKVLKRNGFGYRNFERFRKRILYSCGR from the coding sequence GTGCTCAAATCTAATTATATCACTGAACTTTTAAAATCGAAAGATATTATTCTTCACCAAATGAATGAGAATGAAAGTGAAATAGAACTTCACATAAGTCAGGTACAAAAGCCCCACAAATGTCCTAAATGTGGTAATATTACAAGTAAGGTACATGATTATCACACACAGAAGGTAAAAGACGTACCTATAATGGGCAAGAAAACATATTTGATTATAAGAAAGAGAAGATATGTCTGCAAAGCATGTGGGAAGAAGTTTTTTGAACACATAAGTTTTTTAGGCAAATCTCAAAGGATGACAAATAGACTTGCAGCATATATTATAAGTCAACTTGGAAGTTTAACAAGTATGAAAGAGATAGCAAAACACACAAATGTTTCAGTGACAACAGTTATGAGATTGTTTGATAAAGTAAATCCAGGTCAAACTGTAGATGAGTTTTCTTCTGAAGCAATATGTGTAGACGAGTTTAAAGGCAATGCAGGTGGAGCAAAATATCAATGTATATTTGTAGATCCTGTAAAAGGGCAAATAATCGAGATTTTGAAAGATAGAAAGCAAAATATTTTAATTGAGTATTTTAAGAGGCTGAAAGGTAGAGATAAAGTAAAATATTTTATCTGTGATATGTGGAGACCATTTGTAGAGGTAGCAAAAACATATTTTAAAAACGCTAAAATAGTGATAGACAAATTTCATTTTACCCGATACGTTTATTGGGCTTTAGAAAATGTGAGGAAAAGGGTACAAAAGAAATTAGGAAGTAATTTGAGGAGATATTTTAAGAGGAGTAGGAAGTTATTATTGAAGAATTATGAAGAACTTGAGCCTGAGCAAAGAGAAGAATTAGAAGTAATGTTTTGGTATAGTCAAGATTTGAGGAAAGCCCATCAACTCAAAGAAGAATTTAAGAGAGTGTTAAAGAGCAGTAATTCTGAAGAAGCAAGACTCGTATTAAAAAAGTGGATAGAGAGAGCAGAGCAAAGTGGACTTTCTGAATTTATGAGATGTGTAAAGGTTTTTAGGAGCTGGTTTTCGGAGATAGTAAATGCATTTGATGTTCCGTATACTAATAGTATGACAGAAGGTTTTAACAACAAAATAAAGGTACTAAAGAGGAATGGATTTGGATACAGGAATTTTGAAAGATTCAGGAAGAGGATTTTGTACAGTTGTGGTAGATAA
- a CDS encoding glucoamylase family protein, with protein MTKSQNYFYMAYYPEKGFQGYWDFYAEQLMLYILGAGTPNEKYKIDDTIYYSFKRNYGSYKTEKFIHSWFGSLFTYQYSHAWIDFRNYVDKFGVNWYTNSVLASMANYYFCQDNKEKYKSFTIGWGVTACDTPNGYNGLLGTPPSGNNNTVHQIDGTLAPSGALGSIVFTPKESLWALDNYYKMPQLVGKYGLKDSFNLDLNWFATDYIGIDKGITLLMIANYKDEFIWKIFMSISYINDGLKKLGFSYKS; from the coding sequence TTGACAAAGAGCCAAAATTATTTCTACATGGCATATTATCCTGAGAAAGGCTTTCAAGGGTACTGGGATTTTTACGCTGAACAACTGATGTTGTACATTCTCGGCGCGGGTACACCTAATGAAAAGTATAAAATTGATGACACAATTTATTATTCATTTAAGAGAAATTATGGAAGTTATAAAACAGAAAAATTCATACATTCATGGTTTGGTTCTCTTTTTACTTACCAATATTCGCATGCATGGATAGATTTTAGAAATTACGTCGATAAATTTGGTGTTAATTGGTATACCAACTCTGTGCTTGCAAGTATGGCTAATTATTACTTTTGTCAGGATAATAAAGAAAAATACAAGAGTTTTACAATTGGGTGGGGTGTAACTGCTTGTGATACACCGAATGGTTACAACGGATTGCTTGGTACACCACCTTCTGGGAATAATAACACAGTCCATCAAATTGATGGCACTCTTGCTCCGTCAGGAGCCTTAGGTTCAATTGTATTTACCCCCAAAGAATCACTTTGGGCATTAGATAATTATTATAAGATGCCGCAATTGGTTGGGAAATATGGTTTGAAAGATTCATTTAACCTTGATTTAAATTGGTTTGCTACAGATTACATAGGGATAGATAAAGGGATAACACTGCTTATGATTGCAAATTACAAAGATGAGTTCATCTGGAAGATATTTATGAGTATCTCCTATATAAATGATGGACTTAAAAAATTGGGATTTTCTTATAAAAGTTAA
- a CDS encoding glucoamylase family protein yields the protein MKPRDIIELEEKLCFEFFWNEVSKSDEGYGLILDNTRDKDVASIASVGFGLSGIPIGIEHGWITKAEGRERAKRTLETFLNNVEQKEGFFIHFVNMKDGKRTWQSEVSIIDTALFLMGALTVGEYFGGEVKDLFEQIYSRVNFPWYLDKENNQFYMGYSYERGFWGHWDKYAEQLMMYFLGVASPTYPVEPSVYWSFQRDIGNYKDYELIYTYTGSLFTYQFSHAWIDFRKITDKSGVNWFENSVKASLANWEYCKEMHDKYKTLHEYSWGLTACDSPSGYRGDFGAPPSANNNTQHYVDGTVPPCGALGSIVFVPEIVEETVRYYYEKVPQLWGKYGFKDAYNLDKNWTSEVYIGIDKGIELLMIENYLSGLIWDIVMKSEYIRKAIKMLEMEEK from the coding sequence ATGAAACCACGTGACATTATAGAACTTGAAGAAAAATTGTGTTTCGAATTTTTTTGGAACGAGGTGTCTAAAAGTGATGAAGGTTATGGACTAATTCTTGATAATACGCGAGACAAAGATGTGGCGAGTATAGCTTCAGTGGGTTTTGGTCTTAGTGGCATACCGATTGGTATAGAACATGGCTGGATTACAAAAGCTGAAGGAAGAGAAAGAGCCAAGAGGACACTTGAAACTTTTCTCAATAACGTTGAGCAAAAAGAAGGATTTTTCATCCATTTTGTGAATATGAAAGACGGTAAACGTACATGGCAATCGGAAGTTTCCATTATTGACACAGCATTATTTTTAATGGGAGCATTAACTGTAGGTGAATATTTTGGCGGAGAGGTTAAGGATTTATTTGAACAGATATATTCAAGGGTAAATTTTCCGTGGTATTTAGATAAGGAAAATAATCAATTTTACATGGGATACAGTTACGAACGAGGTTTTTGGGGGCATTGGGATAAATATGCAGAGCAGTTGATGATGTACTTTCTCGGAGTAGCGTCGCCGACGTACCCGGTAGAACCTTCTGTTTATTGGTCGTTCCAAAGAGATATCGGAAATTATAAGGATTACGAACTGATATACACATACACAGGTTCGTTGTTCACATACCAATTTTCACATGCATGGATAGATTTTAGGAAAATTACCGATAAATCTGGTGTCAATTGGTTTGAAAATTCTGTTAAAGCCTCATTAGCAAATTGGGAATATTGCAAAGAGATGCATGATAAGTATAAAACTCTGCACGAGTACTCTTGGGGATTGACCGCATGTGATTCGCCAAGTGGTTACAGAGGAGATTTTGGGGCACCACCATCTGCAAACAATAATACACAGCATTATGTTGATGGTACTGTACCGCCATGTGGAGCACTAGGTTCCATAGTTTTTGTACCGGAGATTGTTGAAGAAACGGTAAGATATTACTATGAAAAAGTACCACAACTATGGGGAAAGTACGGATTCAAAGATGCGTACAACTTAGATAAAAATTGGACATCTGAGGTTTACATAGGTATAGATAAAGGTATTGAATTGTTGATGATTGAAAATTACCTAAGTGGATTGATATGGGATATAGTTATGAAAAGCGAATATATTAGGAAAGCAATTAAAATGCTTGAAATGGAAGAAAAATAA
- a CDS encoding DUF4382 domain-containing protein, giving the protein MKKVLLIFAVVLILVVMFSCTQISEMLSSKAKVSVVLTTGTEGEGDTTKPQEYSDVSTLGIFRNEAPWIKDIQKLEVKVSKFSYKYSTGPGEGKWATPTSVDQVIDLVSLDSTDVSWLTFDIPKGAVIVALAFEVTQATVTINDQSYPVTIPSGKAKIVLKNMNWTINEDGEIALSIDWTRSIIMIGPNSYMLVPRIAYRWRGDLKDLWAIEGRITHNGAAPTEPLLIGLYNGTDTTATPLVLKMIPVRKEGNFYLGKHKPGEYTVVVWNNLTFTYEGTDVTFNATEATRTTFDHGKTNATTKLNLTY; this is encoded by the coding sequence ATGAAAAAGGTTTTATTGATTTTTGCTGTTGTGTTGATTTTAGTTGTTATGTTCAGCTGTACACAGATTTCTGAAATGCTCTCTTCAAAAGCAAAGGTTTCAGTTGTGCTAACAACTGGTACGGAAGGCGAAGGTGATACCACAAAACCGCAAGAATATTCAGATGTAAGTACCCTGGGAATTTTCAGGAACGAGGCACCTTGGATCAAAGATATTCAAAAATTAGAAGTTAAGGTCTCTAAGTTCTCTTACAAATATTCTACAGGCCCTGGCGAAGGAAAATGGGCAACTCCAACTTCAGTTGATCAAGTAATTGATTTAGTGTCATTAGACTCAACCGATGTCAGCTGGTTGACATTCGATATTCCTAAAGGTGCGGTTATTGTAGCCTTAGCATTTGAAGTAACTCAGGCTACGGTTACAATAAATGACCAAAGTTATCCTGTGACAATTCCTTCGGGAAAGGCTAAAATTGTTCTAAAAAATATGAACTGGACAATCAATGAAGATGGTGAGATTGCTCTAAGCATTGATTGGACAAGGAGTATCATAATGATTGGGCCGAATTCATATATGCTTGTTCCACGCATTGCTTACAGATGGAGAGGTGATTTGAAGGATTTATGGGCGATAGAAGGTCGTATAACACATAATGGCGCGGCTCCAACTGAACCACTTTTGATAGGGTTGTACAATGGAACAGATACTACAGCAACACCTCTTGTTCTAAAGATGATACCGGTTAGAAAGGAAGGAAACTTCTACCTTGGTAAACATAAGCCAGGCGAATACACAGTAGTTGTTTGGAATAACTTGACATTTACTTATGAAGGGACAGATGTGACCTTCAATGCAACTGAAGCTACACGAACAACATTTGACCACGGTAAAACAAATGCTACGACAAAATTGAATTTGACTTACTAA
- a CDS encoding ABC transporter ATP-binding protein, with product MIKAVNLTKKFGDFTAVDSINLNVKKGEIFGFLGPNGAGKTTTIKMLTGALKPTFGMVEILGMDMKNKEIEIKRRIGVVPDEPKIYEHLRGYEFLEFIISIYKLDKKTVKSRIDDLCNVFGVDYLDKFAGEMSHGMKQKLMLISVLMRKPEVLFLDEPTVGLDAKSAKILKELLKKYAEEGTTVFMTTHILEIAEKMCDRIAIINKGQIIAEASVTELKEKYGQSLEDIFLNLTASEDIKELVEEL from the coding sequence ATGATAAAAGCGGTTAATTTAACAAAAAAGTTTGGTGATTTTACAGCTGTCGATAGTATCAACCTAAATGTAAAAAAAGGAGAGATATTTGGATTTCTTGGACCAAACGGCGCGGGTAAGACAACCACGATAAAAATGTTAACTGGTGCACTGAAACCTACGTTTGGTATGGTTGAAATCCTTGGTATGGATATGAAAAACAAAGAAATAGAAATAAAGCGAAGGATAGGCGTTGTTCCAGATGAACCTAAAATATACGAACACCTTAGAGGATACGAATTCCTTGAATTTATTATTTCTATCTATAAGTTGGATAAAAAAACTGTTAAATCACGCATAGATGACCTTTGCAATGTTTTTGGTGTGGATTATCTTGACAAATTTGCTGGCGAAATGTCACACGGTATGAAGCAAAAACTAATGCTCATATCTGTTTTGATGAGAAAACCGGAAGTGCTTTTCCTAGATGAACCAACAGTCGGGCTAGATGCCAAAAGTGCAAAAATTTTAAAAGAGCTTCTTAAGAAATATGCAGAAGAAGGTACCACTGTATTTATGACCACACACATACTCGAAATAGCAGAGAAGATGTGCGATAGAATAGCGATAATAAATAAAGGACAAATCATCGCTGAAGCAAGTGTCACTGAACTTAAAGAAAAATATGGTCAATCACTTGAAGATATATTCCTTAATTTAACCGCTTCAGAAGATATAAAAGAACTTGTTGAAGAATTGTGA
- a CDS encoding FecCD family ABC transporter permease: MSKLKSLILKTGRYSLPVIFVVVFLLNLSFGTVNVSVFKIFKLLTEDSPEKYMIWNLRFPRVLMATLTGIALSIVGNTFQAIMKNPLVDPYLVGTSAGASFGALLAVYFVVNSIAHVSIPTMSFIFAVIASLMTITLARKGSVIPVVHLVLSGVLVSTMFSAGSMLLLNIAQKTLVTGHVWLFGSFSGITFSDIPVPALSLGVFVFLSLLYSKQLDAMSLGEKEAKSLGVNVEGVKWLFYLLGSFVTAAFVSKTGIIGFVGLIVPHMARMISGPSHRKNIPSTILIGGLFMSVCDTLSRTLLNPVEIPVGIITSLIGAPFMFWLMKRKS; this comes from the coding sequence TTGTCCAAGTTAAAGTCTTTGATTTTAAAAACAGGGAGATACTCTCTCCCTGTTATTTTTGTTGTGGTCTTTCTCTTAAATCTATCCTTCGGTACAGTGAATGTAAGCGTTTTCAAAATTTTTAAACTTTTAACTGAAGATTCTCCAGAAAAGTACATGATATGGAATTTAAGATTTCCAAGGGTACTCATGGCAACACTTACAGGTATCGCACTATCAATCGTTGGTAACACTTTCCAAGCAATTATGAAAAATCCTCTTGTTGATCCATATTTAGTGGGAACATCCGCGGGTGCAAGCTTTGGAGCTTTACTTGCTGTATATTTTGTGGTCAATTCTATTGCACATGTAAGCATTCCAACAATGAGCTTCATTTTTGCGGTAATTGCTTCTCTTATGACTATAACTTTGGCAAGAAAAGGGAGTGTAATACCAGTAGTTCATCTCGTACTAAGCGGTGTATTGGTGAGTACGATGTTTTCTGCAGGCAGTATGTTATTATTGAACATAGCGCAAAAAACTTTAGTAACAGGTCATGTATGGCTCTTTGGCTCATTTTCTGGTATTACTTTTTCTGATATACCTGTTCCAGCATTATCATTAGGTGTTTTCGTTTTTTTATCTTTATTGTATAGCAAACAACTTGATGCGATGTCACTTGGTGAGAAGGAGGCAAAAAGCCTAGGAGTAAATGTTGAAGGCGTAAAGTGGCTTTTTTATTTGCTTGGTTCATTTGTAACTGCAGCATTTGTATCTAAAACAGGAATTATTGGCTTTGTAGGTTTGATAGTCCCGCACATGGCACGCATGATATCTGGACCTTCACATAGAAAAAACATTCCGTCGACGATTTTAATTGGTGGATTATTTATGTCAGTGTGTGATACCCTTTCACGTACACTTCTCAATCCTGTGGAAATACCAGTTGGTATAATAACCTCCTTAATTGGCGCCCCGTTTATGTTTTGGCTCATGAAAAGAAAAAGTTGA
- a CDS encoding ABC transporter substrate-binding protein has protein sequence MKTLRKVWLLVLLLFTVLSLAIAVVDDAGRIVNIPMPPRRVVSAAPSATRYLQALGLEYRIVGVTAWDNYKKAENIGNMVPLNIEKIYSLKPDLVLMFGGFQFPEVEKLEKANLTAYVLNANTLTDIIKAVGQLGAVFNVKEKADKITNELRQKMTEVGQKTSKIPLEKRPTVFFTITVPDEKVKELWTAGTGSYMNELIVIAGGKNIAAPYSGNNGWLSVSWEWLVQQDPDVIIIGAYGDVKSVEQAVKNHSIMKNLKAVKNNKIFVVDGDEVSQAAPHIFKYLDIFYNFFYGGK, from the coding sequence ATGAAAACTTTGAGAAAAGTCTGGTTATTGGTACTGTTATTGTTTACGGTTCTTTCCTTAGCTATTGCGGTTGTTGATGATGCAGGAAGAATTGTAAACATTCCTATGCCACCTCGTAGAGTAGTTTCCGCGGCACCAAGTGCAACAAGGTACCTTCAAGCTTTGGGATTGGAATATAGGATTGTTGGAGTTACAGCATGGGATAATTACAAAAAAGCGGAAAATATAGGTAACATGGTTCCGCTTAATATTGAAAAAATTTATTCTTTAAAGCCTGATCTTGTACTGATGTTTGGTGGATTCCAATTCCCAGAGGTTGAGAAACTTGAAAAAGCAAATCTTACCGCTTATGTTTTGAACGCCAACACTCTCACCGACATAATAAAAGCAGTTGGACAACTCGGAGCAGTTTTCAACGTAAAAGAAAAAGCAGATAAAATTACCAACGAATTGAGGCAAAAAATGACTGAAGTTGGTCAAAAAACTTCAAAAATACCTCTTGAAAAAAGACCTACAGTATTTTTCACTATAACCGTACCTGATGAAAAAGTAAAAGAACTTTGGACAGCTGGTACGGGGTCCTATATGAATGAACTTATTGTTATTGCTGGCGGTAAAAATATCGCAGCTCCATATTCCGGAAATAACGGTTGGTTATCGGTAAGCTGGGAATGGTTGGTACAACAAGATCCCGATGTAATTATCATTGGTGCTTATGGTGATGTAAAGTCTGTTGAACAGGCTGTCAAAAATCATTCAATAATGAAAAATCTTAAAGCTGTGAAAAACAACAAAATCTTTGTAGTTGATGGTGACGAAGTAAGTCAAGCGGCTCCACATATATTCAAATATCTCGATATTTTCTATAATTTCTTCTATGGAGGAAAGTAA